The sequence AGCTTTGATCCGGAGATTTCCGAATGGGGAAACCCACCATCCGTAATGGGATGGTATCTTTACCTGAATCCATAGGGTATTGAAGGCAGACCCGGGGAACTGAAACATCTAAGTACCCGGAGGAAGAGAAAGCAATTGCGATTCCCTGAGTAGCGGCGAGCGAAACGGGAACAGCCCAAACCAAGAGGCTTGCCTCTTGGGGTTGTAGGACACTCTACATGGAGTTACAAAGGAACGGGGTAAACGAACAGGTCTGGAAAGGCCGGTCATAGAAGGTAAAAACCCTGTAGTTGAAACTTCGTTCCCTCCTGAGTGGATCCTGAGTACGGCGGGACACGTGAAATCCCGTCGGAAGCTGGGAGGACCATCTCCCAAGGCTAAATACTCCCTAGTGACCGATAGTGAACCAGTACCGTGAGGGAAAGGTGAAAAGCACCCCGGAAGGGGAGTGAAATAGTTCCTGAAACCGTGTGCCTACAAGTAGTCAAAGCCCTTTAACGGGTGATGGCGTGCCTTTTGTAGAATGAACCGGCGAGTTACGATTACATGCAAGGTTAAGTTGATAAGACGAAGCCGCAGCGAAAGCGAGTCTGAATAGGGCGATTTTAGTATGTGGTTGTAGACCCGAAACCAGGTGATCTACCCATGTCCAGGTTGAAGTCCAGGTAACACTGGATGGAGGACCGAACCCACGTACGTTGAAAAGTGCGGGGATGAGGTGTGGGTAGCGGAGAAATTCCAATCGAACTTGGAGATAGCTGGTTCTCTCCGAAATAGCTTTAGGGCTAGCCTCATGTGTAAGAATCTTGGAGGTAGAGCACTGTTTGGACTAGGGGCCCCCATCGGGTTACCGAATTCAGACAAACTCCGAATGCCAAAGATTTATCCATGGGAGTCAGACTGCGAGTGATAAGATCCGTAGTCAAGAGGGAAACAGCCCAGACCACCAGCTAAGGTCCCAAAGTATACGTTAAGTGGAAAAGGATGTGGAGTTGCTTAGACAACCAGGATGTTGGCTTAGAAGCAGCCACCATTTAAAGAGTGCGTAATAGCTCACTGGTCGAGTGACTCTGCGCCGAAAATGTACCGGGGCTAAACGTATCACCGAAGCTGTGGATGGATACCTTATGGTATCCGTGGTAGGAGAGCGTTCTAAGGGCGTTGAAGCAAGACCGGAAGGACTTGTGGAGCGCTTAGAAGTGAGAATGCCGGTATGAGTAGCGAAAGATGAGTGAGAATCTCATCCACCGATTGACTAAGGTTTCCTGAGGAAGGCTCGTCCGCTCAGGGTTAGTCGGGACCTAAGCCGAGGCTGAAAAGCGTAGGCGATGGACAACAGGTTGATATTCCTGTACCACCAAAATCCGTTTGAGTGATGGGGGGACGCAGGAGGATAGGGTAAGCGCGCTGCTGGATTAGCGCGTCCAAGCAGTTAGGCTGCAGGTGAGGAAAATCCCATCTGCGTGAAGGCTGAGCTGTGATGGCGAGGGAAATATAGTACCGAAGTTCTTGATTCCACACTGCCAAGAAAAGCCTCTAGCGAGGATTAGGTGCCCGTACCGCAAACCGACACAGGTAGTCAAGGAGAGAATCCTAAGGTGAGCGAGAGAACTCTCGTTAAGGAACTCGGCAAAATGACCCCGTAACTTCGGGAGAAGGGGTGCTTTTTAGGGTGTTAAAGCCCGGAAAAGCCGCAGTGAATAGGCCCAGGCGACTGTTTAGCAAAAACACAGGTCTCTGCAAAGCCGCAAGGCGAAGTATAGGGGCTGACGCCTGCCCGGTGCTGGAAGGTTAAGAGGAGAGGTTAGCGTAAGCGAAGCTTTGAATTGAAGCCCCAGTAAACGGCGGCCGTAACTATAACGGTCCTAAGGTAGCGAAATTCCTTGTCGGGTAAGTTCCGACCCGCACGAAAGGCGTAACGATCTGGGCACTGTCTCAACGAGAGACTCGGTGAAATTATAGTACCTGTGAAGATGCAGGTTACCCGCGACAGGACGGAAAGACCCCGTGGAGCTTTACTGTAGCCTGATATTGAATTTTGGTACAGCTTGTACAGGATAGGTAGGAGCCTTGGAAGCCGGAGCGCCAGCTTCGGTGGAGGCATCGGTGGGATACTACCCTGGCTGTATTGAAATTCTAACCCGCACCCGTGATCCGGGTGGGAGACAGTGTCAGGTGGGCAGTTTGACTGGGGCGGTCGCCTCCTAAAGAGTAACGGAGGCGCCCAAAGGTTCCCTCAGAATGGTTGGAAATCATTCGTAGAGTGTAAAGGCACAAGGGAGCTTGACTGCGAGACCTACAAGTCGAGCAGGGACGAAAGTCGGGCTTAGTGATCCGGTGGTTCCGCATGGAAGGGCCATCGCTCAACGGATAAAAGCTACCCCGGGGATAACAGGCTTATCTCCCCCAAGAGTCCACATCGACGGGGAGGTTTGGCACCTCGATGTCGGCTCATCGCATCCTGGGGCTGTAGTCGGTCCCAAGGGTTGGGCTGTTCGCCCATTAAAGCGGTACGCGAGCTGGGTTCAGAACGTCGTGAGACAGTTCGGTCCCTATCCGTCGTGGGCGTAGGAAATTTGAGAGGAGCTGTCCTTAGTACGAGAGGACCGGGATGGACGCACCGCTGGTGTACCAGTTGTTCTGCCAAGGGCATCGCTGGGTAGCTATGTGCGGAAGGGATAAGTGCTGAAAGCATCTAAGCATGAAGCCCCCTCGAGATGAGATTTCCCATAGTGTTAAACTAGTAAGACCCCTGAAAGATGATCAGGTTGATAGGTTTGAGGTGGAAGCGTGGTGACACGTGGAGCTGACAAATACTAATCGGTCGAGGACTTAACCACAATTGAAAGAACACAGGCCAAATACGCTACATCCTGTAGCAACGCCTGCGTGACCCACATCCTGTGGGCCTTATATTGGCATAATTACTCATAATTTCTTTCTTCAACATTATCTAGTTTTGAGAGAACAATCTCTCAATTAAATAGTTTGGTGGCTATGGCGAGAAGGTCACACCCGTTCCCATCCCGAACACGGAAGTTAAGCTTCTCAGCGCCGATGGTAGTTGGGGTTTTACCCCTGTGAGAGTAGGACGTCGCCAAGCAGCTAAAAAGAGTATCCATTTATGGGTACTCTTTTTCCTATACTAAGAGAAAATAGATGCTACAACTAGATAACTTCTAATTCAACTCCACTTAAGAGACTCCATTCGGAAAACCCAATAGTTTTCGCGCTAAATTTAGTTGAATATATAAAAAGTATCATGAATCAGCCATTAAGAAATATATATAATACTATCCCCCTACATTTACAAACATAGATTTGAATACATAATTTAGTTAAGAGCTCAATTTTAGGTTTGAGAACCTATAAAAATGGCAAAATTATTAGAGTCCGATTATTTGCATATAAAAGGTTTCATCATGTATAATAAAAGTCAAATATAGTCAAAGTCAGAGGGGAGGAAGCTTGGTGCGAAACATCTCAGATATCATTGAAAACTACTTAAAACAAGTCATGAAGATGAGTGAAAAAGAAGTAGTAGAAATCAAGCGTAATGAAATTGCTGATAAATTCCAATGCGTTCCTTCGCAGATTAACTATGTGATTAACACCCGGTTTACTATAGAAAAAGGATATGTGGTAGAAAGCAAGCGCGGGGGTGGCGGATATATCCGTATCATGAAGGTTCACTCTTATGATCATGCACATTTAATCGACCAATTAATCGGTATCATTAAAGAAAGAGTTACACAGGGAAGCGCTGAGGATGTGATCTACCGATTAGTTGAAGAAGAAATTATTTCTAAACGGGAGGCTAGAATCATGTTAAGCGTGATTGACCGTTCCGTTTTATATATCGAGCTTCCACATCGAGATGAATTGCGAGCACGAATGTTGAAGGCGATGCTCCAAACATTAAAATACAAGTAGGAAGCAAAAGAGGTGTTATTATGGTATGTCAAGAATGTAATCAACGTCCTGCAACTTTACACTTTACAAAAATAATTAACGGGGAAAAAGAACAATTTCACCTCTGTGAACACTGTGCACAAGAAAAAGGTGACATATATATGTTCAATAATACCTCCGGTTTTTCAATAAATAATTTATTAGCAGGTTTATTTAACATAGAACCGAATGTAAAACAACAGCAGCAAAATCCATTCCAACAACAAGAAGTACTTCAGTGCAATCATTGTTCAATGACTCTGAATCAATTCTTAAAGGTCGGACGTTTTGGATGTTCTCATTGCTATTCAACTTTTAAGGAAGAGTTAGATCCTATTTTCAAAAGATTACATGGCGGAAACTGGACACATCACGGAAAGATTCCAAAACGTGTCGGTGGAACGATGCACATTAAGAAAAATATTGAGGATTTAAAAAATCAGCTTCAACAGTTGATAGCCAATGAAGAATTTGAAAAGGCTGCTCTTGTTAGGGACGAGATTCGCCTACTAGACCAAAAATTAGATCATTCTAGTGGGGGAGGGAATTAAGTTGTCATTAGAAAGATTTTTAAATCAGGCCGTCAGTTCATGGATGAATACAGAGGGTCCTGATTGTGATATTGTATTAAGTTCTAGAGTACGATTAGCAAGAAATATGGATAATTATAAATATTCTTTCCTTAACTCAAATGAGGAAGCTTTACAGGTGATTGAAGAAATTAAAAAACGGGTAAACATAACTCCATATACGAAAAAGGGAAATATGGATTTGCTAGTAATGGATGAGTTGCAGCCACTTCAAAAAAGAGTGTTAGTTGAAAAACACTTGATAAGTCCACATTTGGCCGAAAATGCCAAACATGGAGCATGTTTATTAACCGAAAACGAAGAAATCAGTATTATGATTAATGAGGAGGATCATATAAGAATTCAGTGCATATACTCTGGTTTACAACTGCAAGAAGCATTGAATACTGCATTTGAAATAGATGATTGGATTGAGGAACAAATTGATTATGCTTATGATGAGAAGTTTGGCTATTTAACAAGTTGCCCAACAAATGTTGGAACCGGGCTTCGTGCCTCAGTTATGATTCACTTACCAGGTTTAGTTATGACACAGCAAATAAATCGAATTATTCCAGCAATTAATCAATTGGGTTTAGTTGTTAGAGGAATTTATGGGGAAGGCAGCGAAGCATTAGGAAACATCTTTCAAATCTCCAATCAAATTACATTGGGTAAATCTGAACAGGATATTGTAGAAGATTTAAAAAGTGTTGTTAGTCAAATTGTTTCCCAAGAAAGAGCTGTTCGTGATACATTAGTAAAAACTTCAAATATTCAGCTTGAAGACCGCGTATATCGATCACTTGGAGTATTAACCAATAGCAGAATTATTGAAACAAAAGAAGCAGCTAAATGCTTATCTGATGTGAGACTAGGAATTGATATTGGTTATATCGAAAACATCTCTAGAAATATTTTAAATGAATTAATGATATTAACCCAGCCTGGATTTTTACAGCAATATGCCGGAGGCCCATTAAGGCCAAATGAACGGGATATTCGTCGGGCTACTTTAATAAGAGAAAGACTCCATTTGGAAAAATAATAAGAGTAGGGAGGAATGGACATGATGTTTGGACGATTTACAGAAAGAGCTCAAAAGGTATTAGCTTTAGCCCAGGAAGAGGCCATTCGCTTAGGTCATAACAATATTGGTACAGAGCATATTCTACTAGGACTAGTACGTGAAGGTGAAGGAATTGCCGCTAAAGCTTTATATGCGTTAGGTCTTAGCTCTGAAAAAATCCAAAAGGAAGTAGAAGATTTAATAGGTAGAGGTCAAGACACACCAGGATCCATCCACTATACCCCACGAGCCAAAAAGGTTACCGAGTTATCAATGGATGAAGCACGGAAACTTGGCCATTCCTATGTAGGGACAGAACATATATTATTAGGATTGATCCGTGAAGGAGAAGGTGTTGCGGCTCGAGTCTTAAATAATCTTGGTGTTAGTTTAAATAAAGCACGCCAACAAGTGCTACAGCTCCTTGGAAGTAATGAATCTGGTTCACATCAAGGTGGTTCAACAGCCAATGCAAACACTCCTACTCTTGATAGTCTAGCTCGTGATTTAACAGCGATTGCACGTGAAGGAAGCCTGGATCCGGTTATTGGTCGTAGTAAAGAGATTCAACGTGTGATTGAAGTATTAAGCCGCCGCACTAAAAACAACCCTGTATTAATCGGAGAACCTGGTGTTGGTAAAACGGCGGTTGCTGAAGGACTTGCTCAGCAAATTGTACAAAATGAAGTACCTGAAACTTTACGAAATAAACGTGTAATGACTTTAGATATGGGTACGGTTGTTGCAGGTACGAAATACCGTGGTGAATTTGAAGACCGTTTGAAAAAGGTAATGGATGAAATTCGTCAAGCGGGAAATATCATTTTATTTATTGATGAACTTCACACATTAATTGGTGCTGGTGGAGCGGAAGGTGCAATTGATGCATCGAACATCCTTAAGCCGTCTCTTGCACGTGGAGAACTGCAATGTATTGGTGCCACAACATTGGATGAATACAGAAAATATATTGAAAAAGATGCAGCATTGGAAAGACGTTTCCAGCCGATTACAGTTGATGAACCTACTTTAGAGGAGTCAGTACAAATTTTGACAGGATTACGTGACCGTTATGAAGCTCATCATAGAGTGTCTATCACTGACGAGGCAATTGATGCTGCAGTTAAGCTATCAGATCGTTATATTTCGGACCGTTTCCTACCAGATAAGGCCATTGACTTAATTGATGAGGCTGGATCAAAGGTTCGCCTTCGTTCCTATACAACTCCACCTGATTTAAAAGAATTGGAAGTAAAATTAGAGGAGATCCGTAAAGAAAAGGATGCAGCTGTACAAAGTCAAGAATTTGAAAAGGCTGCTTCACTTAGAGATTCAGAGCAACGCCTTCGTGAACAATTAGAAGAAACAAAGAAGGTTTGGAAGGAAAAACAAGGACAAGAAAATAGCGAAGTAACAGTAGAAGACGTCGCAAGTGTTGTAGCTAGTTGGACTGGAATCCCAGTTTCAAAACTTGCCCAAACAGAAACTGATAAATTGTTAAACTTAGAAGAAATCCTTCATTCACGTGTAATTGGCCAGGATGAGGCCGTTGTGGCAATTTCTAAAGCTGTTCGTCGTGCGCGTGCAGGTTTGAAAGATCCAAAGCGTCCGATCGGATCGTTTATCTTCCTTGGCCCAACAGGTGTAGGTAAAACAGAGTTGGCAAGAGCATTGGCTGAGGCTATGTTTGGCGATGAAGATGCGATGATTCGAATCGATATGTCCGAATACATGGAAAAACATTCAACTTCCCGTTTAGTTGGTTCACCTCCTGGGTATGTAGGATATGAGGAGGGCGGACAGCTTACTGAAAAGGTAAGGAGAAAGCCATACTCTGTAGTATTGTTAGATGAAATTGAAAAGGCACATCCAGATGTGTTCAATATCCTTTTACAAGTATTAGACGACGGAAGATTAACTGATTCAAAAGGAAGAACAGTTGACTTCCGTAACACAGTAGTCATTATGACTTCAAACGTAGGTGCATCTGCCTTACAACAAAACAAATATGTTGGTTTCAATATTAATGATACACAACAAGAATATAAAGACATGAAGGGAAAGGTAATGGAGGAATTGAAAAAGGCCTTCCGTCCAGAATTCCTAAACCGTGTCGATGAAACGATTGTTTTCCATTCCTTAGAGAGAAAACATTTGAAAGAAATTGTTGTTCTATTGGCTAATCAATTAATCAAACGATTAAAAGAACAAGACATAACATTAGAACTTACAGAAGCTGCGTTAGAGAAAATTGCTAAAGAGGGTTACGATCCGGAATATGGAGCCAGACCTCTCCGTAGAGCTATTCAAAAGCATATAGAGGATCGTCTCTCAGAAGAGCTTCTTAAAGGCACAGTGTTAACAGGACAGATCGTAGCCATTGATGTTGAAAATGATGAATTTGTTATCCGTTCATCCACATCGATTCCTGAGTCTCAATTACAAAATTAAGTCAACTAGATATCCGACAATAACTTAACTTGGATAAAGGGGTACACGAAATCACGTGTACTCCTTTTTTAAAATAGGGTTTTTAATCATGTTTTATAAATAACAGGAATATAATATACTTTCAAAAGAAGACAATTGTATGGAAAGTGATGATGAAGGTAAATGGCAAAAAGAAAAACAAAGTTTATGTGTCAAGATTGTGGCTATGAATCTCCAAAATGGATGGGAAAATGTCCTGGTTGCGGCGCTTGGAATAAAATGGTCGAGGAGATTGAGAAGCCCCCTGCAAAAAGAGGTGCTTTCCTACACTCCGAGGCTACGGCAATTGTTGCAAAACCAATGAGCATTACAGCCATTGATATTGAGAATGAGGCCAGAATTAATACCGATTCGAAAGAGTTAAATCGGGTTCTCGGTGGAGGGATCGTAAAAGGTTCACTTGTTCTGATTGGTGGTGACCCGGGAATAGGGAAGTCCACCTTGCTTCTGCAAGTATCCTCTCAATTAGCGAATAAAAAGCATTCTGTTCTATATATTTCAGGGGAAGAGTCATTGAGACAAACAAAACTTAGGGCAGAAAGGTTA is a genomic window of Niallia sp. XMNu-256 containing:
- a CDS encoding protein arginine kinase, which translates into the protein MSLERFLNQAVSSWMNTEGPDCDIVLSSRVRLARNMDNYKYSFLNSNEEALQVIEEIKKRVNITPYTKKGNMDLLVMDELQPLQKRVLVEKHLISPHLAENAKHGACLLTENEEISIMINEEDHIRIQCIYSGLQLQEALNTAFEIDDWIEEQIDYAYDEKFGYLTSCPTNVGTGLRASVMIHLPGLVMTQQINRIIPAINQLGLVVRGIYGEGSEALGNIFQISNQITLGKSEQDIVEDLKSVVSQIVSQERAVRDTLVKTSNIQLEDRVYRSLGVLTNSRIIETKEAAKCLSDVRLGIDIGYIENISRNILNELMILTQPGFLQQYAGGPLRPNERDIRRATLIRERLHLEK
- a CDS encoding UvrB/UvrC motif-containing protein, producing the protein MVCQECNQRPATLHFTKIINGEKEQFHLCEHCAQEKGDIYMFNNTSGFSINNLLAGLFNIEPNVKQQQQNPFQQQEVLQCNHCSMTLNQFLKVGRFGCSHCYSTFKEELDPIFKRLHGGNWTHHGKIPKRVGGTMHIKKNIEDLKNQLQQLIANEEFEKAALVRDEIRLLDQKLDHSSGGGN
- a CDS encoding CtsR family transcriptional regulator codes for the protein MRNISDIIENYLKQVMKMSEKEVVEIKRNEIADKFQCVPSQINYVINTRFTIEKGYVVESKRGGGGYIRIMKVHSYDHAHLIDQLIGIIKERVTQGSAEDVIYRLVEEEIISKREARIMLSVIDRSVLYIELPHRDELRARMLKAMLQTLKYK
- the clpC gene encoding ATP-dependent protease ATP-binding subunit ClpC gives rise to the protein MMFGRFTERAQKVLALAQEEAIRLGHNNIGTEHILLGLVREGEGIAAKALYALGLSSEKIQKEVEDLIGRGQDTPGSIHYTPRAKKVTELSMDEARKLGHSYVGTEHILLGLIREGEGVAARVLNNLGVSLNKARQQVLQLLGSNESGSHQGGSTANANTPTLDSLARDLTAIAREGSLDPVIGRSKEIQRVIEVLSRRTKNNPVLIGEPGVGKTAVAEGLAQQIVQNEVPETLRNKRVMTLDMGTVVAGTKYRGEFEDRLKKVMDEIRQAGNIILFIDELHTLIGAGGAEGAIDASNILKPSLARGELQCIGATTLDEYRKYIEKDAALERRFQPITVDEPTLEESVQILTGLRDRYEAHHRVSITDEAIDAAVKLSDRYISDRFLPDKAIDLIDEAGSKVRLRSYTTPPDLKELEVKLEEIRKEKDAAVQSQEFEKAASLRDSEQRLREQLEETKKVWKEKQGQENSEVTVEDVASVVASWTGIPVSKLAQTETDKLLNLEEILHSRVIGQDEAVVAISKAVRRARAGLKDPKRPIGSFIFLGPTGVGKTELARALAEAMFGDEDAMIRIDMSEYMEKHSTSRLVGSPPGYVGYEEGGQLTEKVRRKPYSVVLLDEIEKAHPDVFNILLQVLDDGRLTDSKGRTVDFRNTVVIMTSNVGASALQQNKYVGFNINDTQQEYKDMKGKVMEELKKAFRPEFLNRVDETIVFHSLERKHLKEIVVLLANQLIKRLKEQDITLELTEAALEKIAKEGYDPEYGARPLRRAIQKHIEDRLSEELLKGTVLTGQIVAIDVENDEFVIRSSTSIPESQLQN